Proteins from one Elephas maximus indicus isolate mEleMax1 chromosome 12, mEleMax1 primary haplotype, whole genome shotgun sequence genomic window:
- the TMEM130 gene encoding transmembrane protein 130 isoform X3 — MAVAPRLRCLLWLACLLSLALVPMAAGLYELRLTTDGPATTGAEVTISASFVTRDNGSLALPTDAHLYRFHWIHTPLVLTGRTEKTLSSTIRVVSNVPGDLPVSVWVTAANCWTCQPVARGFTVIPVTEFLVGNLVIAQNSSLPWPSSYLTKTPLKISFLLHDPSNFFKSASLLYNWDFGDGTQMVTEDPVIYYNYSIIGTFTMKLKVVAEWELVKPDAEKSVMQKTGDFSALLKLQETLRGIQIVAPTLIQAFQKATVTLNFLGSPPLTMCWRLKPDCHPPKEGDCHSVSVASTTYNLTHTFRSPGDYCFSIRAENVISKTHQYHRIQVWPASIQPAVFAFPCATIITVMLAIVMYMTLRNATQPKDMVEVADFDFSPMSDKNPEPPSGARCCCQVCCGPFLLETPAEYLEIVRENHGLLPPLYKSVKTYTV, encoded by the exons ATGGCTGTCGCACCGCGTCTCCGCTGCCTCCTGTGGCTCGCCTGCCTTCTGTCCCTAGCCCTGGTTCCGATGGCCGCAG GCCTGTATGAACTCCGCCTCACCACCGATGGTCCTGCCACCACGGGGGCAGAAGTGACCATCTCAGCCAGCTTTGTGACCAGGGACAATGGCAGCCTGGCCCTGCCCACTGATGCCCACCTCTACCGCTTCCACTGGATCCACACTCCGCTGGTGCTCACCGGCAGGACGGAGAAGACTCTCAGCTCCACCATCCGTGTGGTCAGCAATGTGCCCGGGGACTTGCCAGTCTCCGTCTGGGTCACTGCAGCCAATTGCTGGACGTGCCAGCCTGTGGCGAGGGGCTTCACCGTCATCCCAGTCACAG AGTTCCTGGTGGGGAACCTCGTCATCGCCCAGAACAGCTCCTTGCCCTGGCCCAGCTCCTACCTCACCAAGACGCCCCTTAAAATCTCCTTCCTCCTCCACGACCCGAGCAACTTCTTCAAGTCTGCCTCGTTACTCTACAACTGGGACTTCGGAGACGG GACCCAGATGGTGACTGAAGACCCCGTGATCTATTACAACTATTCGATTATTGGGACCTTCACCATGAAGCTCAAGGTGGTGGCTGAGTGGGAGCTGGTGAAGCCCGATGCCGAGAAGAGCGTCATGCAGAAGACGGGCGACTTCTCTGCCTTGCTGAAGCTGCAGG AAACCCTTCGAGGCATCCAGATCGTGGCACCCACACTAATTCAAGCCTTCCAAAAGGCGACAGTGACCTTGAACTTCCTTGGGAG CCCCCCACTGACCATGTGCTGGCGCCTCAAGCCAGACTGCCACCCGCCGAAGGAAGGGGATTGCCACTCAGTGTCAGTGGCCAGTACAACCTACAACTTGACGCACACCTTCAGGAGCCCTGGGGATTACTGCTTCAGCATTCGAGCTGAGAATGTCATCAGCAAGACTCATCAGTACCACAGGATCCAGGTGTGGCCTGCCA GCATCCAGCCCGCTGTCTTTGCTTTCCCATGCGCCACGATCATCACCGTGATGCTGGCCATCGTCATGTATATGACCCTGCGGAATGCCACTCAGCCGAAGGACATGGTGGAG GTGGCTGATTTTGACTTTTCCCCCATGTCTGACAAGAACCCGGAGCCACCCTCTGGGGCAAGGTGCTGCTGCCAGGTGTGCTGTGGGCCCTTCTTGCTGGAGACCCCAGCTGAGTACCTGGAAATCGTCCGCGAGAACCATGGACTCCTCCCACCCCTCTACAAGTCTGTCAAAACTTACACTGTGTGA
- the TMEM130 gene encoding transmembrane protein 130 isoform X2, with translation MSLPPAGLTLAHAPPRRRRQQEGAGRMLPELEDKSALHLCSAWPSAASTKGRGMGQHGPGLYELRLTTDGPATTGAEVTISASFVTRDNGSLALPTDAHLYRFHWIHTPLVLTGRTEKTLSSTIRVVSNVPGDLPVSVWVTAANCWTCQPVARGFTVIPVTEFLVGNLVIAQNSSLPWPSSYLTKTPLKISFLLHDPSNFFKSASLLYNWDFGDGTQMVTEDPVIYYNYSIIGTFTMKLKVVAEWELVKPDAEKSVMQKTGDFSALLKLQETLRGIQIVAPTLIQAFQKATVTLNFLGSPPLTMCWRLKPDCHPPKEGDCHSVSVASTTYNLTHTFRSPGDYCFSIRAENVISKTHQYHRIQVWPASIQPAVFAFPCATIITVMLAIVMYMTLRNATQPKDMVENPEPPSGARCCCQVCCGPFLLETPAEYLEIVRENHGLLPPLYKSVKTYTV, from the exons ATGTCCCTGCCACCTGCCGGCCTCACTCTGGCCCACGCTCCTCCTAGGAGGAGAAGGCAGCAGGAGGGAGCAGGCAGGATGCTTCCAGAACTAGAGGACAAATCAGCCCTTCACCTCTGCTCAGCCTGGCCCAGTGCTGCCTCTACCAAAGGGAGGGGAATGGGCCAGCATGGGCCAG GCCTGTATGAACTCCGCCTCACCACCGATGGTCCTGCCACCACGGGGGCAGAAGTGACCATCTCAGCCAGCTTTGTGACCAGGGACAATGGCAGCCTGGCCCTGCCCACTGATGCCCACCTCTACCGCTTCCACTGGATCCACACTCCGCTGGTGCTCACCGGCAGGACGGAGAAGACTCTCAGCTCCACCATCCGTGTGGTCAGCAATGTGCCCGGGGACTTGCCAGTCTCCGTCTGGGTCACTGCAGCCAATTGCTGGACGTGCCAGCCTGTGGCGAGGGGCTTCACCGTCATCCCAGTCACAG AGTTCCTGGTGGGGAACCTCGTCATCGCCCAGAACAGCTCCTTGCCCTGGCCCAGCTCCTACCTCACCAAGACGCCCCTTAAAATCTCCTTCCTCCTCCACGACCCGAGCAACTTCTTCAAGTCTGCCTCGTTACTCTACAACTGGGACTTCGGAGACGG GACCCAGATGGTGACTGAAGACCCCGTGATCTATTACAACTATTCGATTATTGGGACCTTCACCATGAAGCTCAAGGTGGTGGCTGAGTGGGAGCTGGTGAAGCCCGATGCCGAGAAGAGCGTCATGCAGAAGACGGGCGACTTCTCTGCCTTGCTGAAGCTGCAGG AAACCCTTCGAGGCATCCAGATCGTGGCACCCACACTAATTCAAGCCTTCCAAAAGGCGACAGTGACCTTGAACTTCCTTGGGAG CCCCCCACTGACCATGTGCTGGCGCCTCAAGCCAGACTGCCACCCGCCGAAGGAAGGGGATTGCCACTCAGTGTCAGTGGCCAGTACAACCTACAACTTGACGCACACCTTCAGGAGCCCTGGGGATTACTGCTTCAGCATTCGAGCTGAGAATGTCATCAGCAAGACTCATCAGTACCACAGGATCCAGGTGTGGCCTGCCA GCATCCAGCCCGCTGTCTTTGCTTTCCCATGCGCCACGATCATCACCGTGATGCTGGCCATCGTCATGTATATGACCCTGCGGAATGCCACTCAGCCGAAGGACATGGTGGAG AACCCGGAGCCACCCTCTGGGGCAAGGTGCTGCTGCCAGGTGTGCTGTGGGCCCTTCTTGCTGGAGACCCCAGCTGAGTACCTGGAAATCGTCCGCGAGAACCATGGACTCCTCCCACCCCTCTACAAGTCTGTCAAAACTTACACTGTGTGA
- the TMEM130 gene encoding transmembrane protein 130 isoform X4 produces the protein MAVAPRLRCLLWLACLLSLALVPMAAGLYELRLTTDGPATTGAEVTISASFVTRDNGSLALPTDAHLYRFHWIHTPLVLTGRTEKTLSSTIRVVSNVPGDLPVSVWVTAANCWTCQPVARGFTVIPVTEFLVGNLVIAQNSSLPWPSSYLTKTPLKISFLLHDPSNFFKSASLLYNWDFGDGTQMVTEDPVIYYNYSIIGTFTMKLKVVAEWELVKPDAEKSVMQKTGDFSALLKLQETLRGIQIVAPTLIQAFQKATVTLNFLGSPPLTMCWRLKPDCHPPKEGDCHSVSVASTTYNLTHTFRSPGDYCFSIRAENVISKTHQYHRIQVWPASIQPAVFAFPCATIITVMLAIVMYMTLRNATQPKDMVENPEPPSGARCCCQVCCGPFLLETPAEYLEIVRENHGLLPPLYKSVKTYTV, from the exons ATGGCTGTCGCACCGCGTCTCCGCTGCCTCCTGTGGCTCGCCTGCCTTCTGTCCCTAGCCCTGGTTCCGATGGCCGCAG GCCTGTATGAACTCCGCCTCACCACCGATGGTCCTGCCACCACGGGGGCAGAAGTGACCATCTCAGCCAGCTTTGTGACCAGGGACAATGGCAGCCTGGCCCTGCCCACTGATGCCCACCTCTACCGCTTCCACTGGATCCACACTCCGCTGGTGCTCACCGGCAGGACGGAGAAGACTCTCAGCTCCACCATCCGTGTGGTCAGCAATGTGCCCGGGGACTTGCCAGTCTCCGTCTGGGTCACTGCAGCCAATTGCTGGACGTGCCAGCCTGTGGCGAGGGGCTTCACCGTCATCCCAGTCACAG AGTTCCTGGTGGGGAACCTCGTCATCGCCCAGAACAGCTCCTTGCCCTGGCCCAGCTCCTACCTCACCAAGACGCCCCTTAAAATCTCCTTCCTCCTCCACGACCCGAGCAACTTCTTCAAGTCTGCCTCGTTACTCTACAACTGGGACTTCGGAGACGG GACCCAGATGGTGACTGAAGACCCCGTGATCTATTACAACTATTCGATTATTGGGACCTTCACCATGAAGCTCAAGGTGGTGGCTGAGTGGGAGCTGGTGAAGCCCGATGCCGAGAAGAGCGTCATGCAGAAGACGGGCGACTTCTCTGCCTTGCTGAAGCTGCAGG AAACCCTTCGAGGCATCCAGATCGTGGCACCCACACTAATTCAAGCCTTCCAAAAGGCGACAGTGACCTTGAACTTCCTTGGGAG CCCCCCACTGACCATGTGCTGGCGCCTCAAGCCAGACTGCCACCCGCCGAAGGAAGGGGATTGCCACTCAGTGTCAGTGGCCAGTACAACCTACAACTTGACGCACACCTTCAGGAGCCCTGGGGATTACTGCTTCAGCATTCGAGCTGAGAATGTCATCAGCAAGACTCATCAGTACCACAGGATCCAGGTGTGGCCTGCCA GCATCCAGCCCGCTGTCTTTGCTTTCCCATGCGCCACGATCATCACCGTGATGCTGGCCATCGTCATGTATATGACCCTGCGGAATGCCACTCAGCCGAAGGACATGGTGGAG AACCCGGAGCCACCCTCTGGGGCAAGGTGCTGCTGCCAGGTGTGCTGTGGGCCCTTCTTGCTGGAGACCCCAGCTGAGTACCTGGAAATCGTCCGCGAGAACCATGGACTCCTCCCACCCCTCTACAAGTCTGTCAAAACTTACACTGTGTGA
- the TMEM130 gene encoding transmembrane protein 130 isoform X1: MSLPPAGLTLAHAPPRRRRQQEGAGRMLPELEDKSALHLCSAWPSAASTKGRGMGQHGPGLYELRLTTDGPATTGAEVTISASFVTRDNGSLALPTDAHLYRFHWIHTPLVLTGRTEKTLSSTIRVVSNVPGDLPVSVWVTAANCWTCQPVARGFTVIPVTEFLVGNLVIAQNSSLPWPSSYLTKTPLKISFLLHDPSNFFKSASLLYNWDFGDGTQMVTEDPVIYYNYSIIGTFTMKLKVVAEWELVKPDAEKSVMQKTGDFSALLKLQETLRGIQIVAPTLIQAFQKATVTLNFLGSPPLTMCWRLKPDCHPPKEGDCHSVSVASTTYNLTHTFRSPGDYCFSIRAENVISKTHQYHRIQVWPASIQPAVFAFPCATIITVMLAIVMYMTLRNATQPKDMVEVADFDFSPMSDKNPEPPSGARCCCQVCCGPFLLETPAEYLEIVRENHGLLPPLYKSVKTYTV, translated from the exons ATGTCCCTGCCACCTGCCGGCCTCACTCTGGCCCACGCTCCTCCTAGGAGGAGAAGGCAGCAGGAGGGAGCAGGCAGGATGCTTCCAGAACTAGAGGACAAATCAGCCCTTCACCTCTGCTCAGCCTGGCCCAGTGCTGCCTCTACCAAAGGGAGGGGAATGGGCCAGCATGGGCCAG GCCTGTATGAACTCCGCCTCACCACCGATGGTCCTGCCACCACGGGGGCAGAAGTGACCATCTCAGCCAGCTTTGTGACCAGGGACAATGGCAGCCTGGCCCTGCCCACTGATGCCCACCTCTACCGCTTCCACTGGATCCACACTCCGCTGGTGCTCACCGGCAGGACGGAGAAGACTCTCAGCTCCACCATCCGTGTGGTCAGCAATGTGCCCGGGGACTTGCCAGTCTCCGTCTGGGTCACTGCAGCCAATTGCTGGACGTGCCAGCCTGTGGCGAGGGGCTTCACCGTCATCCCAGTCACAG AGTTCCTGGTGGGGAACCTCGTCATCGCCCAGAACAGCTCCTTGCCCTGGCCCAGCTCCTACCTCACCAAGACGCCCCTTAAAATCTCCTTCCTCCTCCACGACCCGAGCAACTTCTTCAAGTCTGCCTCGTTACTCTACAACTGGGACTTCGGAGACGG GACCCAGATGGTGACTGAAGACCCCGTGATCTATTACAACTATTCGATTATTGGGACCTTCACCATGAAGCTCAAGGTGGTGGCTGAGTGGGAGCTGGTGAAGCCCGATGCCGAGAAGAGCGTCATGCAGAAGACGGGCGACTTCTCTGCCTTGCTGAAGCTGCAGG AAACCCTTCGAGGCATCCAGATCGTGGCACCCACACTAATTCAAGCCTTCCAAAAGGCGACAGTGACCTTGAACTTCCTTGGGAG CCCCCCACTGACCATGTGCTGGCGCCTCAAGCCAGACTGCCACCCGCCGAAGGAAGGGGATTGCCACTCAGTGTCAGTGGCCAGTACAACCTACAACTTGACGCACACCTTCAGGAGCCCTGGGGATTACTGCTTCAGCATTCGAGCTGAGAATGTCATCAGCAAGACTCATCAGTACCACAGGATCCAGGTGTGGCCTGCCA GCATCCAGCCCGCTGTCTTTGCTTTCCCATGCGCCACGATCATCACCGTGATGCTGGCCATCGTCATGTATATGACCCTGCGGAATGCCACTCAGCCGAAGGACATGGTGGAG GTGGCTGATTTTGACTTTTCCCCCATGTCTGACAAGAACCCGGAGCCACCCTCTGGGGCAAGGTGCTGCTGCCAGGTGTGCTGTGGGCCCTTCTTGCTGGAGACCCCAGCTGAGTACCTGGAAATCGTCCGCGAGAACCATGGACTCCTCCCACCCCTCTACAAGTCTGTCAAAACTTACACTGTGTGA
- the TMEM130 gene encoding transmembrane protein 130 isoform X5: MSLPPAGLTLAHAPPRRRRQQEGAGRMLPELEDKSALHLCSAWPSAASTKGRGMGQHGPGLYELRLTTDGPATTGAEVTISASFVTRDNGSLALPTDAHLYRFHWIHTPLVLTGRTEKTLSSTIRVVSNVPGDLPVSVWVTAANCWTCQPVARGFTVIPVTEFLVGNLVIAQNSSLPWPSSYLTKTPLKISFLLHDPSNFFKSASLLYNWDFGDGTQMVTEDPVIYYNYSIIGTFTMKLKVVAEWELVKPDAEKSVMQKTGDFSALLKLQETLRGIQIVAPTLIQAFQKATVTLNFLGSPPLTMCWRLKPDCHPPKEGDCHSVSVASTTYNLTHTFRSPGDYCFSIRAENVISKTHQYHRIQVWPAISPALL, translated from the exons ATGTCCCTGCCACCTGCCGGCCTCACTCTGGCCCACGCTCCTCCTAGGAGGAGAAGGCAGCAGGAGGGAGCAGGCAGGATGCTTCCAGAACTAGAGGACAAATCAGCCCTTCACCTCTGCTCAGCCTGGCCCAGTGCTGCCTCTACCAAAGGGAGGGGAATGGGCCAGCATGGGCCAG GCCTGTATGAACTCCGCCTCACCACCGATGGTCCTGCCACCACGGGGGCAGAAGTGACCATCTCAGCCAGCTTTGTGACCAGGGACAATGGCAGCCTGGCCCTGCCCACTGATGCCCACCTCTACCGCTTCCACTGGATCCACACTCCGCTGGTGCTCACCGGCAGGACGGAGAAGACTCTCAGCTCCACCATCCGTGTGGTCAGCAATGTGCCCGGGGACTTGCCAGTCTCCGTCTGGGTCACTGCAGCCAATTGCTGGACGTGCCAGCCTGTGGCGAGGGGCTTCACCGTCATCCCAGTCACAG AGTTCCTGGTGGGGAACCTCGTCATCGCCCAGAACAGCTCCTTGCCCTGGCCCAGCTCCTACCTCACCAAGACGCCCCTTAAAATCTCCTTCCTCCTCCACGACCCGAGCAACTTCTTCAAGTCTGCCTCGTTACTCTACAACTGGGACTTCGGAGACGG GACCCAGATGGTGACTGAAGACCCCGTGATCTATTACAACTATTCGATTATTGGGACCTTCACCATGAAGCTCAAGGTGGTGGCTGAGTGGGAGCTGGTGAAGCCCGATGCCGAGAAGAGCGTCATGCAGAAGACGGGCGACTTCTCTGCCTTGCTGAAGCTGCAGG AAACCCTTCGAGGCATCCAGATCGTGGCACCCACACTAATTCAAGCCTTCCAAAAGGCGACAGTGACCTTGAACTTCCTTGGGAG CCCCCCACTGACCATGTGCTGGCGCCTCAAGCCAGACTGCCACCCGCCGAAGGAAGGGGATTGCCACTCAGTGTCAGTGGCCAGTACAACCTACAACTTGACGCACACCTTCAGGAGCCCTGGGGATTACTGCTTCAGCATTCGAGCTGAGAATGTCATCAGCAAGACTCATCAGTACCACAGGATCCAGGTGTGGCCTGCCA TCTCCCCAGCCCTCCTGTGA